Proteins encoded together in one Pseudoalteromonas xiamenensis window:
- a CDS encoding NAD-dependent malic enzyme, producing MSKKTEQNFLYIPYSGPNLLETPLLNKGSAFTQRERETFNLAGLLPPRYETIEEQVERCYQQYRSFEDNLNKHIYLRAIQDNNETLYYRLVRDHLEEMMPIIYTPTVGDACESFSDIYRSSRGLFISYEDRHHIDDILRNATKNKVKVIVVTDGERILGLGDQGIGGMGIPIGKLSLYTACGGISPAYTLPVMLDVGTNNEKLLNDPMYMGARHKRISQEEYDEFLDIFIKAVKRRWPTVLLQFEDFAQPNAMPLLKRYRDEICCFNDDIQGTAAVTVGSLLAACRVKGAKLSEQKVVFVGAGSAGCGIAEQIIAQMVSEGVSDEQARSQIYMVDRFGLLTEGMEDLRDFQAALVQKKNVIGEWSYSGEFASLLDVMHCAKPDILIGVSGQPGLFTEQVIRAMANGCEQPIIFPLSNPSRQVEAHPKDVVVWTDGKAIVATGSPFGAVEWNGKTHTIPQCNNSYIFPGIGLGVIAAKASKVTESMLMVASETLAASSPLANKGSGSLLPPLTEVESLSREIAFAVAKKAMEEGVALEMEDDAIHHAIKKNYWLPEYRNYKRRSL from the coding sequence ATGTCAAAGAAAACTGAGCAAAATTTCTTATATATCCCTTATTCAGGACCAAATTTATTGGAAACGCCGCTTCTTAACAAAGGCAGTGCGTTTACTCAAAGAGAACGTGAAACGTTCAACCTAGCGGGACTCTTGCCTCCTCGCTATGAAACCATTGAAGAACAAGTAGAACGTTGTTACCAACAGTACCGTAGTTTCGAAGACAATTTGAATAAACATATTTATCTTCGTGCCATTCAAGATAACAACGAAACTTTGTACTACCGCCTTGTTCGTGATCATCTTGAAGAGATGATGCCTATCATTTACACGCCTACCGTTGGTGATGCATGTGAAAGCTTCTCGGATATATATCGCAGTTCGCGAGGTCTATTTATTTCGTACGAAGACCGTCATCACATCGATGATATCCTAAGAAACGCGACCAAGAATAAGGTAAAGGTCATTGTTGTCACTGATGGCGAACGTATTCTGGGCCTTGGCGACCAAGGTATCGGTGGTATGGGGATCCCAATTGGTAAGCTGTCACTTTATACCGCGTGCGGTGGCATAAGCCCAGCCTACACGCTGCCTGTTATGTTAGATGTTGGTACAAACAACGAAAAATTACTAAACGATCCTATGTATATGGGCGCGCGTCATAAACGTATTAGCCAAGAAGAATACGATGAATTTTTAGATATATTCATAAAGGCCGTTAAACGTCGTTGGCCGACGGTACTTCTTCAGTTTGAAGATTTTGCACAACCAAATGCGATGCCATTGCTAAAACGTTACCGCGATGAAATTTGTTGTTTTAATGATGACATTCAGGGTACGGCTGCGGTTACCGTCGGTTCATTGTTGGCTGCTTGTCGTGTGAAAGGTGCAAAATTATCTGAGCAAAAAGTAGTCTTTGTAGGCGCAGGGTCTGCTGGTTGTGGTATCGCGGAGCAAATTATCGCGCAAATGGTTTCAGAAGGTGTTTCTGACGAGCAAGCGCGTAGCCAAATTTACATGGTTGATCGATTCGGTTTATTAACCGAAGGCATGGAGGACCTACGAGACTTCCAAGCGGCGTTAGTACAGAAGAAAAACGTAATTGGCGAGTGGAGCTATAGCGGCGAATTTGCATCCTTACTTGACGTAATGCACTGCGCGAAACCGGATATTTTGATTGGAGTTTCTGGTCAACCAGGCTTGTTCACTGAGCAAGTTATCCGTGCTATGGCGAATGGTTGTGAACAACCCATTATATTCCCATTAAGTAACCCATCCCGTCAGGTTGAAGCACACCCTAAAGACGTTGTTGTATGGACGGATGGTAAAGCAATCGTAGCAACGGGTAGCCCATTTGGCGCTGTTGAGTGGAATGGCAAAACGCACACGATCCCGCAATGTAATAACAGCTACATTTTCCCTGGGATTGGCTTAGGTGTTATCGCAGCAAAAGCCTCAAAAGTAACGGAAAGTATGTTGATGGTCGCAAGTGAAACACTAGCCGCTTCCTCTCCGCTAGCCAATAAAGGGTCGGGAAGTTTGCTTCCACCACTCACTGAGGTTGAATCACTTAGCCGTGAAATAGCGTTTGCGGTTGCTAAAAAAGCAATGGAAGAAGGCGTAGCGCTAGAAATGGAAGACGATGCAATTCATCACGCGATAAAGAAAAACTACTGGTTACCAGAGTACCGAAACTACAAACGTCGTAGTCTGTAA